In one window of uncultured Acetobacteroides sp. DNA:
- the cas6 gene encoding CRISPR-associated endoribonuclease Cas6, with product MRFRLKLQVDHEFGSILPLNYQLEVSQLIYDILTDDNYSFRQWLKYNDIPYKNHPPFFNFSNIIVVDRKIYGDRMLILSDTVELTISFLFDNCTKEFVHYAFDNLIFKLGDSVSKIRLKVVSIERLFSPKFSDNMQFVARSPIVLKSFGNSRYVRFLTPTDLEYNDLFIQNLEDKHRIYKGNCIENQNVYTSIELLTEPKSKLLGINGQQKELVKGYLFRFTINAPKELLEIGYRIGFGDKNSLGFGFCDILFPTEKKLEPVLDLQTSKMPTAPEEASTPQD from the coding sequence ATGCGGTTTCGACTAAAACTTCAGGTAGACCATGAATTTGGGAGTATCCTCCCGCTGAATTATCAATTAGAAGTATCTCAGTTAATCTACGACATTCTCACTGATGACAATTACAGCTTTAGGCAATGGCTTAAGTACAACGATATTCCATATAAAAACCACCCCCCTTTCTTCAATTTTTCGAACATTATAGTTGTTGATCGTAAAATTTATGGGGATAGAATGCTCATACTCTCCGATACGGTTGAACTTACCATTTCATTCCTATTCGACAACTGCACAAAAGAGTTTGTACACTACGCATTCGACAACCTGATATTCAAGTTAGGAGACTCCGTATCAAAAATTCGCCTTAAAGTTGTTTCCATAGAGCGACTTTTCAGCCCAAAATTCTCCGACAATATGCAATTTGTTGCTCGATCACCAATTGTACTAAAGAGTTTTGGAAATTCCCGATATGTAAGATTCCTAACCCCTACCGATCTTGAATACAACGATCTTTTCATCCAAAACCTAGAGGATAAGCATCGAATCTACAAAGGCAATTGTATAGAGAACCAAAACGTATACACGTCAATAGAGCTTCTAACCGAACCAAAATCGAAGCTGCTAGGCATTAACGGACAACAGAAGGAATTGGTAAAAGGCTATCTTTTCCGTTTCACCATCAACGCCCCCAAGGAGCTGCTTGAAATCGGATACCGAATAGGTTTTGGAGATAAAAACAGCTTAGGCTTCGGCTTTTGCGATATTCTATTCCCTACCGAGAAAAAATTGGAGCCAGTACTCGATCTACAAACCTCAAAAATGCCTACCGCACCAGAGGAGGCATCAACACCCCAAGATTAA
- a CDS encoding GTP-binding protein: MKTNREMSKIPVTIISGFLGSGKTTLLNSIIKKYSDTRFAIIENEFGDINIDAELVVGADKGNVFELSNGCICCSMNDDLYATLEELLRIRSRFDRLVVETTGIADPLTVIKAFIATPEVADNFDVDAVICVVDAPIIEELLEEQEEASRQLVMADVVIVNKVDCVTPGYLDAVKMVMSRVNPSASVFATSFGNIANVDLLDIRAFTGRQIEQSTLKYANVLPLKGLTKMGGFTAALATKALMHDIQSYAFTYTGSFDFDKFSLWMESFFYFGGSKVFRVKGILSFANRSNRMIFHSVRGAFMFEEGDAWKNGEERESRIVFIGKHIQGDEIDKALSMLLVKGDVACPKE, translated from the coding sequence ATGAAAACTAACCGTGAGATGAGTAAAATTCCTGTTACAATTATATCCGGCTTTTTGGGCTCCGGCAAAACTACCCTTCTGAATAGCATCATCAAGAAGTATAGCGATACTCGTTTCGCCATAATCGAGAATGAGTTTGGCGATATTAATATTGATGCCGAGCTGGTGGTTGGCGCCGATAAAGGAAATGTGTTTGAGCTGTCGAATGGCTGCATATGCTGCTCGATGAACGATGACCTCTATGCAACCCTCGAGGAGCTGCTGCGCATTCGAAGCCGTTTTGATAGGTTGGTGGTGGAGACAACGGGCATTGCCGATCCGCTTACGGTTATTAAGGCATTTATTGCAACGCCTGAAGTAGCCGATAACTTCGATGTTGATGCGGTAATTTGTGTGGTAGATGCTCCTATAATAGAGGAACTGCTGGAGGAGCAGGAGGAGGCTTCGCGCCAGCTGGTAATGGCGGATGTGGTAATTGTAAACAAGGTTGACTGCGTTACTCCAGGCTATCTTGATGCTGTAAAGATGGTTATGTCGCGCGTAAATCCTTCGGCTTCCGTATTTGCAACATCGTTTGGGAACATTGCGAATGTTGATCTGCTCGATATCCGTGCCTTTACCGGCAGGCAGATTGAGCAGTCGACGCTTAAGTACGCCAATGTTTTGCCGCTAAAGGGGCTGACTAAGATGGGCGGCTTTACGGCTGCGCTAGCTACAAAGGCCTTAATGCACGATATCCAGTCGTACGCCTTTACCTATACGGGTAGCTTTGATTTTGATAAGTTCTCGTTGTGGATGGAGTCTTTCTTCTACTTTGGTGGCTCTAAGGTGTTTCGGGTTAAGGGAATCCTTTCATTTGCCAATCGTTCCAATAGAATGATTTTCCATTCGGTTCGTGGGGCCTTTATGTTCGAGGAGGGGGATGCCTGGAAGAATGGAGAGGAGCGCGAAAGCCGCATCGTGTTTATAGGAAAGCATATCCAGGGGGATGAAATAGACAAGGCTCTTTCTATGCTCTTGGTGAAGGGCGATGTGGCTTGCCCGAAAGAATGA
- a CDS encoding RluA family pseudouridine synthase, translating to MTRKATNPAKDKAKAKSTIQVYTVKEPTNILLFIQQIHSGKSRSAVKSMLKHRQVSVNDVTVAIDTTPLSIGDVVTINTGLVPEKLTNPLLKVVFEDDYVIVVDKKAGLLSVGTEREREQTAYAILKTYVKSANEHNKIFVLHRLDRDTSGVMMFAKNKEVQEQMQRSWNDTVTDRRYVLVVGGKVENEEGQITTWLTEGGSFETKSSFTPNGGQRSTTYYRVLRRSSQYTMLEATLDTGRKNQIRVHMKDLGHSIVGDKKYGGVKSPFERLGLHAHILEFVHPITGQKHRFESRIPRQFTDLFR from the coding sequence ATGACACGAAAGGCTACAAATCCTGCGAAGGATAAGGCAAAGGCAAAATCCACCATTCAGGTATATACGGTAAAGGAACCTACGAACATTCTTTTATTCATCCAGCAAATCCATTCGGGGAAAAGCCGTTCGGCGGTTAAGTCGATGCTTAAGCACCGTCAGGTGTCGGTTAACGATGTGACGGTTGCCATTGATACTACGCCACTTTCTATCGGCGATGTTGTTACCATCAATACAGGTTTAGTTCCAGAAAAGCTTACGAATCCCCTGCTAAAGGTTGTTTTCGAAGACGATTACGTGATTGTTGTAGACAAGAAGGCGGGCTTGCTTTCGGTAGGTACCGAACGCGAACGCGAGCAAACGGCTTACGCCATCCTGAAAACCTACGTAAAATCGGCCAACGAGCATAATAAGATATTCGTACTTCATCGGCTCGACAGGGATACGTCGGGGGTGATGATGTTTGCCAAGAATAAGGAGGTACAGGAGCAGATGCAGCGTAGCTGGAACGATACGGTTACCGATCGTCGCTACGTGCTTGTGGTTGGCGGAAAGGTGGAGAACGAGGAGGGGCAGATTACCACATGGCTTACCGAAGGCGGTTCGTTTGAAACCAAGTCGAGCTTTACTCCCAATGGTGGTCAACGTTCAACAACCTACTACAGGGTGCTGCGCAGGTCGTCTCAGTATACCATGCTGGAGGCAACGCTTGATACGGGGCGTAAAAACCAGATTCGCGTTCACATGAAAGACCTTGGTCACAGCATTGTTGGCGATAAGAAGTACGGTGGCGTTAAAAGTCCATTCGAGCGCCTAGGCTTACATGCGCATATCCTCGAATTTGTACATCCTATAACAGGTCAGAAGCATCGGTTTGAGTCGCGTATTCCTCGGCAGTTTACCGATCTTTTCAGGTAA
- a CDS encoding DUF3857 domain-containing protein — protein MTKAALLTILLTATSICTWAQEGYPVKDIPDSLSKKADVVVRNESYEIIIHNEKSYTEKKVKAITILSEKDKKYANYFETYDLFSTISSFKGTVYDANGKKVKKIKESDLTDQSFTSAINLFDDQRIKYYELDYPNYPYTVVYETEIYNKGIVALPSWEAYDGYDMGMQKTSVKVSFPTGMGVNFKTYNVKGNVKVTEEDGRKTIFYAVENLKPIEHEAMPAPLHRYTPQIRFSIDKMNYDGYEGPQATWEQYSSTMYNLYKDRDDISPALKAQFAQLQGKPLLEIAENVRKHLEKNTRYVSIQLGIGGFQPFKAGVVERTGFGDCKALANFAHVLFKQAGVTSYPTLIQMNGAGEVDQSFPTDYFNHVILCVPNGKDTLWMDCTAPELNLGYLPYPDSDCDVVPIAEKGGKIVKTPKYNSSQNLRQRDIAFQIDAEGNINGKIKTEAKHYRSEKYFFRNKASAEDQRKAILEELPFANPVLSNIAYKNTNTAEMDIEESYSLSANKYCSVVGKRVFVPVVALERTSLLPKIEKRLADIEVDLGTTSKDSLEFKLPAGYKIEALPPDVSLSTDFGRYTLCCKVDKQTLHITRCIEVKEGKFPASKYNEMYDFYKKMSAADNSKAILIKEEN, from the coding sequence ATGACCAAAGCAGCACTACTAACCATCCTGCTAACTGCAACGAGCATCTGCACCTGGGCGCAAGAGGGATATCCGGTAAAGGATATCCCCGATTCTCTCTCAAAAAAAGCCGATGTGGTTGTACGCAACGAATCGTACGAGATTATCATCCATAATGAGAAGAGCTATACGGAGAAGAAGGTGAAAGCCATAACAATACTATCAGAAAAAGACAAGAAGTATGCGAACTACTTCGAAACTTACGATCTCTTCTCTACCATATCGAGCTTTAAGGGTACGGTTTACGATGCCAACGGTAAAAAGGTGAAGAAAATCAAGGAGTCGGATCTAACAGATCAAAGCTTCACCTCCGCCATCAACCTCTTCGACGACCAACGAATAAAATACTACGAGCTCGACTACCCCAACTACCCCTACACGGTAGTTTACGAAACCGAAATCTACAACAAGGGCATTGTAGCCCTTCCCAGTTGGGAAGCCTACGATGGCTACGATATGGGAATGCAGAAAACATCGGTAAAAGTTAGCTTCCCCACAGGAATGGGCGTAAACTTCAAGACCTATAACGTAAAAGGTAACGTAAAGGTAACCGAAGAAGACGGTAGAAAGACGATTTTCTATGCTGTAGAAAACCTAAAACCTATAGAACACGAGGCAATGCCAGCTCCGCTCCACCGGTATACTCCTCAGATAAGGTTCTCCATCGATAAGATGAACTACGATGGCTACGAAGGACCACAGGCAACATGGGAACAGTACAGCAGCACAATGTACAACCTCTACAAGGATCGCGATGATATTAGCCCCGCACTAAAAGCACAATTCGCGCAGCTGCAGGGCAAACCGCTGCTTGAGATTGCGGAGAATGTAAGAAAACACCTTGAAAAAAACACACGATACGTCAGCATTCAGCTCGGAATTGGAGGATTTCAGCCATTCAAAGCAGGAGTTGTCGAACGTACCGGATTCGGCGACTGTAAGGCACTAGCGAATTTTGCCCACGTACTATTTAAGCAGGCAGGAGTAACCTCGTACCCAACCCTAATACAAATGAATGGTGCTGGCGAGGTCGACCAATCGTTCCCAACCGACTACTTTAACCATGTGATACTTTGCGTTCCAAACGGCAAGGACACGCTTTGGATGGATTGTACTGCTCCTGAATTAAACCTAGGCTACCTCCCCTATCCAGATAGCGACTGCGATGTAGTACCTATCGCAGAAAAAGGAGGGAAAATTGTCAAGACGCCTAAGTACAATAGTAGCCAAAATCTTCGCCAACGAGATATTGCCTTTCAAATTGATGCAGAAGGCAACATTAATGGGAAAATCAAGACCGAAGCCAAACACTACCGAAGTGAAAAGTACTTCTTCAGGAATAAGGCAAGCGCCGAAGATCAACGGAAAGCAATCCTAGAGGAGCTACCGTTCGCCAACCCTGTTCTGTCGAACATTGCCTACAAGAACACCAACACTGCCGAAATGGACATCGAGGAGAGCTACTCGCTTAGCGCCAACAAGTACTGTTCGGTGGTAGGTAAGCGTGTATTTGTTCCCGTAGTAGCACTCGAAAGAACCTCACTGCTTCCCAAAATCGAAAAGCGCCTTGCCGATATCGAGGTAGATTTAGGCACTACAAGCAAAGATTCGCTCGAATTTAAGCTGCCAGCAGGCTACAAAATAGAAGCGCTACCACCCGACGTTAGCCTATCAACCGATTTTGGTCGCTACACGCTCTGCTGCAAAGTAGACAAGCAAACCTTGCACATTACCCGATGCATCGAGGTTAAAGAGGGAAAGTTTCCCGCGTCAAAGTACAACGAGATGTACGACTTCTACAAAAAGATGAGCGCTGCCGATAACAGCAAAGCAATTCTAATCAAGGAAGAGAACTAA